CGCGACAAATCTCCATGGACGAGGTTCCGGAGTTGACGGACTACCCGCCCGTCGCCATTATCGTGTCATCGTTTAAAGAGCCATTGGACATCATCGAAGGCACTTTGACCTGTTTTTATAATCTGACCTATCCCAACAAGCACGTCTATTTTCTCGACGACACCCGGTATGATCGCCCGGGTGATGATCCCGAGCAGATGCGTCGATATCGCGAGCAGATCGATGCCCTGTGTGAAAGGATCGGCGTCAATCTCTTCCGTCGCAGTTGGCGCGGCGCAAAGGCCGGCATGATCAATGATTTCCTCGATTTCATCGAAGGCCATCCCAAGCCGGGGTTTACCTTCCACAGTTTCGAAGAATCGTTCGCGCTCAAGCGCGAGAAGGAAAAGTACATCATCGTTTTCGATGCGGACATGAATCCTTTGCCCGATTTCGTCGATCCACTCGTCGCCTTCATGGAAGCCAATCCAACGCTTGCGTTCATTCAAACGCCGCAATACTACACCAACTTCGAGACGAATCGGGTCGCACGCGCCTCGGGTCTCCAACAGGCGGTTTTCTACGAGTACATTTGTGAAGGCAAGAGCGAACAAGATGCCATGTTCTGTTGCGGCACAAACGTGATCTTCCGGCGTGAGGCATTGATGGACGTCGAGGGTTTCGACGAGTCTTCGGTGACGGAGGACTTTGCGACCTCGCTTAAATTCCATGCTCGGGGTTGGAGTTCGGCTTATCTGAACAAGATCTGTGCCTTCGGCATGGGTCCGGAGGATCTCGGCGCTTACTTCAAGCAACAGTTTCGCTGGGCACTCGGCACCGTCGGCCTCTTTCGAACGATCGTCGGCGCCTTCGTACGCAATCCCCGCATGCTCAGCGCGTCGAAGTGGTGGGAGTACTTTCTCTCCGGGACTCACTATTTCGTGGGTTGGGCATTGCTGATCATGATGACGACACCCGTCGTCTATCTGTTCTTCGAGACCCCGAGCTATTTCGTCCGCCCCGAGATCTATGCCCTCTTCTTTCTGCCGTATTTCATCCTGACGATGACGCTCTTCATCTATTCCATGGCCCAGCGTCGTTACGGATTCAAAGAATTGGGGAGCGGGATCGTCTTACAGGCGATTACGCTACCTGTCTATCTGCGGGCATCCTTACTCGGGATCATCGGAGTCAAGGGGACCTTCGGCATCACACCCAAGGGCGGGAGCACGAGTTTGCCCCTGATCAAGCTCTGGCCTCAGATCCTGCTTGCCGCCATCTGCGTGGCCTCGATCGGATGGGGGATCAGTCGACTGTATTTCGAGCGTGATGCGATATGGGCGGTGACGGTCAATATGGTGTGGTGTGTCTATCATGCCGGGCTGTTGTCCGCGGTGATCTATTTCAATCACCCGGAGGAGGACGGGGCATGATGGCACGCATGATCGGTGGCCCGCTCCTGATGCTTGGGATGCTGCTGTGCGCATCCCCGAACGTCTTCAGTCAGGGTGTGCGGGAGGGTCTGTTCTTCGGCGTGGGTCTCGATGGTGATCGGTTGACGGAACAGCGCCTGATGGCGGTTCGCGATGCCACGGGGATTGCGCCTTCTCTTGTGGTCATCTTCCAACAGTGGCCGGGGCCCGATACGCCGGATGCGGGCCGCTTCCCGCTCACGAGCGTCCAAGCCATCGGGCAGGCCGACGCACTGGCGTGCGTGACCTGGGAGCCCATGTTCCTCGTGCAGGGCGGCGAGCGAGCAATCGCGGCGGATGCGATTCTCGGTGGCGGCTATGATGATTATCTGCGCCTGTGGGCGCGCGCGGCACGCGACTACGGGCAACCTGTCCTTGTGCGGTTTGCACATGAGATGAACCTCGCGCGCTATCACTGGGGAAGCGACGCAGAGGGCTACGGCCCGGAATCACCCGCGCGTTACCGCGCCATGTTCCGCTATGTTGTCGAGCGTTTCCGAGAGGAGGGGGCGGACAACGTCTTCTTCGTGTTCTGCCCGAATTCCGAATCTGTTCCGCATCCCCAGTGGGACGGCGCGACCTGGAATACAGCCAGCGCCTATTATCCGGGCGACGATGTCGTGGATATTCTCGGTGTCGACGGATACAACTGGGGAACCACGCAGACCCTCGCCGAACACGGATGGGAAAGCCGATTCAGTTCATTCGCCGACATTATGCGGCCGATGTTCGATGAGCTCCGAGGGCTCAACGCAGAGAAGCCGATCGTCGTGTTCGAGATGTCCAGCGTGGTGCAAGGCGGGGATAAGGACGCATGGATCAGAGCAGCCGTCGAGGACATGATGGTTTGGGGGATCTCTGGATTCGCCTGGTTCGAGGTCGACAAAGAGAACGACTGGCGCCTCGCAACCGGCGTCAACCCGGATTTGGCTGACTGGCTGCGCGAGCGTGTGCAAAGACACGCGCGAACCCTTCTCGAGTAGGCGCACGGCGCGGCGGCGCGGCGGCGCGCAAAAAATGATAATCGTTCTTGTTGCTAATGCAAGACCGATTGCCGTGTATCGTCGGCCTCAATCAACACAACCTATACTGCCAATTGGCGCCTAGCCATTCGGTATCCTATCGTCGGAGTGTGCAGCGCCAGTCCCGTAGCCGAGCCCGTTCGGGTCTGCCGGCAACGCTCGCTCCGGACCGAAGCGACAAGACAAGGACGCGAAGACAAGAACAGGAAGACAAGCGGTGTTTGCCCCGCCCCAGTCGAACCCACCAACGACGAGGAGATGAATCCCATGCTCATGAAGGCGATCCCGGCGGCCGTTCTCGCGGCCCTTCTGACTACCACCTCGGCCGCAGACCCTGCGATGTCGATCGGCAAGGCGAGGCCCAACAGTTTCTGGTGGCCCGACCAGCTCGATCTGCAGCCCCTGCGCGACCACAACCCGGCGTCCAATCCCTACGGGACGGATTTCGATTACGCGAGTGCGTTCGCGAGCCTCGACCTCGCGGCCATCAAGGCGGATCTCAAGGCGTTGATGACGACGTCTCAAGACTGGTGGCCCGCCGATTACGGCCACTATGGCCCCCTGTTCATCCGCATGGCCTGGCACAGTGCCGGAACCTACCGGGTTGCGGACGGGCGAGGCGGCGCCGGCGGCGGCCAGCAGCGGTTCGATCCGCTCAACAGTTGGCCCGACAACGTCAACCTCGACAAGGCGCGGCGCCTGCTCTGGCCGATCAAGCAGAAGTACGGCCGCAGCATCTCATGGGCCGACCTCATGGTGCTCGCCGGCACCGTCGCGCTGGAGGACATGGGCTTTCAGACCTTCGGCTTCGCCGGCGGCCGGGCGGACGACTGGGAGCCCGACCTGGTCTACTGGGGTCCGGAGGCGGACATGCTCGGCCGGGAGCGCACCGACGCCGAAGGCAATCTGCAGAATCCCCTCGCCGCCACCCAGATGGGCCTGATCTACGTGAATCCGGAAGGCCCGGGCGGCAATCCCGATCCGCTCGCCGCCGCCGAGCAGATCCGTACGGCCTTCGGTCGCATGGCGATGAACGACGAGGAAACCGTCGCCCTGATCGCCGGTGGTCACACCTTCGGCAAGACCCACGGCGCCGGCAAGCCGGATGAATGCGTAGGCGCCGAGCCCGCCGCAGCGCCGCTCGAACAGCAAGGATTGGGCTGGGCCAACCGGTGCGGCAAGGGCAACGCCGAGGACACCATCGGCAGCGGCCTGGAAGGGGCGTGGACCGCAGCGCCGACCCGCTGGACGATGCTGTATCTGAGCAACCTGTTCGACTATGACTGGCTGCAAACCCGCAGCCCGGCCGGCGCCATTCAGTGGACCCCAAAGGACCGAGCGGCCGCCGGCACGGTCCCCGACGCCCACGTGGAGGGCGTCAGCCATGCGCCGATCATGTTCACGACGGACTTGGCGCTGAAGCTCGATCCAACCTATCGCGCGATCGCCATGCGCTTCCTGGAACACCCGGAGGAGTTCCAGCGCGCGTTCGCGCAGGCATGGTTCAAGCTGACGCATCGCGACATGGGACCCCGCGACCGGTTTCTCGGCGCCGAGGTGCCCGAATCGGTGCTGCTCTGGCAGGACCCTGTGCCCGCGCTCGACCATGCGTTGATCGATGAAAACGACATCGCCGCGCTCAAGACGCGCATCCTGGCGTCCGGTCTGCCAACCGGTGAGCTGGTGCGCACCGCTTGGGCGTCGGCATCCACCTTCCGCGCAAGCGACATGCGCGGCGGTGCCAATGGTGGGCGCATTCGCCTCGCGCCGCAGAAAGACTGGCCGGTCAACGATCCGGCAAGCCTGGCGAGGGCGCTGCAGATCCTTGAGGACATCCAGACGACCTTCAACAACAGCGCATCCGACGGCAAGAAGGTCTCGCTCGCCGACATCATCGTCCTCGGCGGTGCTGCGGCCATCGAGCTGGCGGCCAAGGATGCCGGTTATGACGTAGATGTCCCCTTCACGCCCGGACGCACGGACGCCACCCAAGAACAGACCGATGTCGCGTCCTTTACCGTCTTGGAGCCGACGGCCGATGGCTTCCGCAACTACTTTGCGGACAGCAACCGCCAGTCGCCGACCGAGATGCTGGTGGACCGCGCAGACTTGCTTGGGCTGACGGTCCCGGAGATGACGGCACTGGTCGGCGGGATGCGCGCCCTGGGTGCCAACAGCCGTGGGTCGCGGCATGGCGTCCTCACCGAGCGCCCCGGCCCGCTGACCAATGACTTCTTCGTCAACCTGCTCGACATGGACACCCTGTGGTCGCCATCGGCGGACGCCGATGGCCTCTACGAGGGACGCGACCGTACGACGGGCGCGCTGAAATGGACGGCGACCCCGGTGGACCTGATCTTCGGATCGAACGCCGAGCTGCGTGCTATCGCCGAGGTCTATGCCTCCGCGGATGGAGACGAGGAGTTTGTCCGAAACTTCGTCGCGGCATGGACCAAGGTGATGATGGCCGACCGCTTCGATTTGAAGCGGGGTTAGGCAAGAGCCGCTTGGGCCGTGGTTGGCGTTGGCCTGGCCCAAGCGCGCGAATCAGTTGCCGAGGCTCTACCGGCAGAGCCGCAATCAGGAAATGTCGTTGTCGTCATCGGATTCCGGACGAAACGATCCTTCCTTCGAGTGCGTCGCCTTGACCGCGACCTCGCGGGCCGTCGGGCCGGCTGAAGAGGACGACTGCACCTCGTCTATCCCGGGGGGTGTCGCCGCTTCGCGACGATCGTCGGCGTTACTTCCGACCCATCGTCTACGCAGTTGGGATGTCGATTCCCGGAAATCGCCTTAAGGAACGGACAGGGAGCGAGCGGCCTGCTGAATCGCTATTTGGAGGCGGTCGGTATCCCCGATCGCGATGTCGTGCCGAATCGGATGATCCAAGCCCTTGAAAGTGTTGGTGCGCGAGGGGGGACTCGAACCCCCACGGATTGCTCCGCTGGAACCTAAATCCAGTGCGTCTACCAGTTCCGCCACCCGCGCGCGCCGCTATTCTACTGCGGATCCGAGCAGAAGGTTAACTTTGGACACAGCGGCGAAAGGCGCCCGAAGGCGCCTTTCGCGTCATACCGCCGTTCGCCGCCCGGATGCCCGAACGGCGCGATCCCGATTAGGGCTTCACGGTCGTCAGACCGACGCTGACCCAATCCTGCATGCCGCCGCGGTACCACTTGAGTTTATGCACCGGGTAGCCGAGACCGACCAAGGTCTTGATGTTGTCGGTGGACTGCCCGCACCAGATGCCGTTGCAAAAGAGGACAAGGGTCTTGGCATTGGTGAAGTCCCAGGTGTTGTTTTCGGCGTCGAAGCGGCCGCCGAACTCGTCTCCGAGGATCTGCCGGAAGGCTTCGGCTTGCTCGGGTGTTTCGAAGGTTCCGGCGGCATCCGAGCTGATCATGTGCCAGGGGATATTCATCGCACCGGGGATGGTCCCGCGCATGACCCAGTCGGGGGTGCGGGAATCGACGATAAGGATGCTCTCGTCGCCATTGGACTTGCGGCGCAGGTAGTCCAGGACTTCGAGTTCTCCGATGGTACCGACGCCGGGGATAGCGACGATCGGTTGTACGCAGAAAGGCGGGCACCCGCGGTCGGTCTTCTGGAACATCGCGGGAAGGGTGGCGTCACGGTCGTGGCCGCGCTGGATGGTCACGGTCTGGCCGTTGTGAACGACATCTATGCTCTCGATGTTCGCGGAGATCCGGTTGTCGGCCGCGAGCAGGGTGCCCGGCAAGGCGCTCGCAAGGACGATCCAGAGTGTTGCAGTGGTGGTGTGTTTCAGCATTGATGGTCTCCTTAATCCGATTTGAGAGGGTCGGCCGTCACGGGTCTGATGCGCCCCTGTCATCCCGTTACTGTGGTTTCTTCACGTACGTCGGGAAGGTCGCCCCTTGCTCCCTTATGGCTTGCTCGTAGCCCATCTCACCCTGGCGCTGAGCCTTGCGCGCGAGGGCCGTTGCACCGGCGAAATCGCCCGAATTGGCAAGCTCCTGCGCCTCCTTGATGAGTTTTCCGGTATCGCGCCACTCGCCGCGAACCGAGCTCGCCTTCTTACGCGCGGCCTCGGCCGCGGCGATCGCCTCCTCGGCCTGTTTCGCCGCGTCGGTGTCGACAGTCGCGCCTTGAGCCTGCTCGACGGCGAAGGTGTCTTGCTTCATCGCCCGGAGGGCGAGCTCGCGCGCCTTTGTAAACTGCCGCTCGGGCATGATCGCCTCGGCCTCTTTGATCATCGCTGCGGTCTCGGCGGACGCGACGCCCGCTGTTTCGGCGAGGGCGTGTGCCGCTTTTGCCTCGTCGATCGCCTGCTCGGCTTCGGATCTGTGGGTTGCCCATGCGCTGGTGACGGGCAGGGCGACCAACAGGCCGCCGATGAGGATCGTTCTGAATACTCTGCGAATCGACATCGTGTTGGGACTCCTCTCGTGCGCTCTCCAAGTGGGCGCGCCGTCGGGGCGCGCCCAGTGCCTTCAGCGGCGTTATTGGCGTGCGTTACTTGCGTGCACCCGGCCCATTGAGTTCCAGGCCATTATTCAAGTAGGTCATGAAGAACTCGAGATTGCGATACTCCTCGCCCTGAAGCGGGAAGGGTGCCGCGCGCACCTGGTCGTTGCAGCCTTCATAGCGGCGATGCAGCGTGCCCATTTCGCCCCACTTGGAGCGATAGACCGGCCAATGGGTGGTATGGCCGAAGGCGGGGCTCAGGATCTCGGTCCGCAGGGACGTGCCCGAATTGCCGAAGTGGCAATGGCTGCACGAGAAGTTGAACTGGCCCCGGCGCGCGAAGTAGAACTCCTTGCCCGCCTCGTAGGCAGCAATCGCTCGAGGGTCGTCGGCAGGAATTTCGACGTTCGTAACCTGGCCGCGTGACTCGTAGGCCATGTAGGCCGTGATGTCCGCCATCGGACCCTTCGCGTACCCGAGCGGCTTCTCGCCGTTGGCCTCGAGGCACTCGTTGATGGCGAGGGGGAGGGTGATGACCATCCCACGGTCTTTGTCCCAGTAGGGGTACTTGCCGACGATGGCCGGACCATCCGGGAAGCAGTCCGCATAGGTCTTGCCGTTGGCGAACGGCGTGTTCCACATCTCCTCGCCGGCACTGAGCGCGTTCTCGTAGGGCGGGAATTCCTCGATCGCCTCCCAGTTTTCGCGCCCCACCGGGTCAACTGAATAGACGCCGTTGGCGAACTCCTGGAGGGGTACGGTCGGGAAGCGCTCGGTAAAATAGGCTTGGAAGGTCGCCTTGTCTTCCTCGGGTGTCGAGGCGAGCGCCGGTATCGAGATTGCGCAGGCGAGACCAAGAGCGGTGAACGACAGCAATAACTTAGACATTTGTATTTGCCTCAGGGTCGCTCATTAAAGTGTCCAGATATATTCGACGACGTCGGCAAATTCCTGATCGGTCAGGATCTCGTACTTGCCGAACGGCGGCATGGCGGCCTCGGGCGCCTTCACGGTCGCATCCCAGATCTGGCGGGCGAGGGCTTCCTTGCTCGGGTAGCGGGTCTGCATGGCGATCAAGGCCGGGCCGATGGCCCCGGGGCTCTCGGCACCGACGATCATATGACAGGCGAGACAGTTGCCTTTGCCGCTGTCTTCGGCAACGAGCTTGCCTGCCGCGGCATCCCCCTTGAGGTCCATTTCGGGCATGTCGACCGCCGTGGCGACGACGGCGATTGAGCATAATCCAAGGCCGAGTGCGATCGCGCTCGCTCGGAACGGGCGTAGGGACAGCATGGGTGTAGCCTCCTGAGATCTCTGCTGTAACGACATGGGCTCGGAGTTGCTCCGGACCCTGATTTCTTGTCTGATCTCCGCGTCGTCGCGCGGTCGCCCCGCGGTCGTTTGGTAACGCCGCGATGTTCTGTCGAAGGAATCCTAGCACGTCGAAATGAAAATGTCCGACTCCCAAGGTGCGACGCGAAACCGAGGGTTTTGACGAGACGACGGTTTGACCCGCGACGGGCTCGGCGATGGCATTCGGGACCGATGACCGGGCATACTAGTCGGGATTCATCACGCCGTCGGCCCACGCGGCAGGGGGCACAATTGCAGGCAAACGGAGGACTCAAAAACAATGTCACTTTCAAGACGTGAATTCATGCGACTCATGGGAATTGCCGGTGCTGCCGGGATGTTCCCCGCGTCGGTCTTCGCGGCAAAGCGCATGCCGGCCGATCTCTACGAGGTCCCGAAGTTCGGCAACGTCACCCTCCTGCACATCACCGACACACACGCGCAATTGAATCCGGTCTATTTCCGCGAGCCGAACGTCAACCTCGGCATCGGTCCGGCCTTCGGAAAGGCTCCGCACGTGGTCGGCGAGGCGTTTTTAAAGCACTTCGGGGTCGATCCGGGCGGGATCGAGGCGCATGCCTTCACCTTCCTCGACTTCGACGCCGGTGCAGAGCAATACGGCGCAGTCGGCGGCTTTGCACATCTCAAGACGCTGGTGGATCGCGTCCGCACCGAGCGCGGCGACGGCAACAGCCTGTTGCTCGACGGCGGCGACACCTGGCAGGGCTCGGGGACCGCCTACTGGACCCGCGGCATGGACATGGTCGGCGCCACCAACCTGCTCGGCGTCGATGTCATGACCGGCCACTGGGAGTTCACCTATCTCGACGAGGAGGTCATCAAGAACGTCGGCGAATTCAAAGGCGACTTTGTCGCTCAGAACGTCAAGGTTCGAGAAGAAGCGCTCTTCGACTACCGTTTCGCCGACTTTGCAGGCTTCGACGAAGACCTCGGCCGCGCCTTCAAGCCCTACACCATCAAAGAGGTCGGCGGCGTGAAGGTCGCGGTGGTCGGGCAGGCATTTCCCTACACACCGATCGCCAACCCGCAGCGCTTCATGCCGGACTGGACCTTCGGCATCGACGACGGCTCGATGCAGGAGGTCGTCGATCGGGTGCGCGAGAATGAGAAGCCGGACCTGGTGGTCGTGCTTTCGCACAACGGCATGGACGTGGATCTGAAGATGGCCTCGCGCGTGACCGGCATCGACGTCATCTTCGGCGGCCACACCCACGACGGCATGCCGGCGCCGACCATCGTCGAGAACGCGTCCGGCAAGACCCTGGTCACCAACGCAGGCTCCAACGGCAAGTTCCTCGGCGTGATGGACATGGAGGTGAAGGACGGCAAGCTGGTGGATTTCCGCTATCGCCTGCTGCCGGTCTTCTCCAACCTGCTCGCCCCGAACGCCGAGATGGTCGAGTACATCACGGGTGTGCGTGCGCCCTACAAGGCCCAACTGGAAGAGGAGTTGGCGACCGCGGAGGAGACGCTGTTTCGTCGCGGCAACTTCAACGGCACCTTCGATCAGGTCATCTGCGACGCACTGCGCAAGGTCAACGACGCCCAGATCAGCCTCTCGCCGGGCTTCCGATGGGGAACGACGGTGCTGCCGGGTCAGAAGATCACCATGGACAACGTCATGGATCAGACCTGTATCACCTATCCGGAGACCTACCGGCGCGAGATGACCGGCGCCGAGATCAAGCTGATTCTCGAAGACGTCTGCGACAACCTCTTCAATCCGGACCCCTACGTGCAGCAGGGCGGTGACATGGTCCGCCTCGGCGGGCTGGACTACGTCTGCGATCCGGCCGCTTCGATGGGCGATCGCATCCTGGACATGGCACTCGACGACGGCACCAAGATCGAGGCCGACAAGTCCTATGTGGTTGCCGGCTGGGCAACGGTCGGCAGCCAGTCGCCGGGCGAGCCGATTTGGGAAACGGTCGCGACCTATCTGCGCGACATCAAGACGGTCAAGATCGAGAAGCTCAACACGCCGAAGCTCAAAAACGTGGCGGGGAATCCGGGTATCGCGGATTATCCGTTCATGTAACGCCCCGGGGTCTGCGGCTCAACGCCGTCCGACCCCGCCCCCGGCCCGCGGCGGATCGCCTCGTTCAGGTGTCCGTCGCGGGCCACCCCCGCCGTCTACCCGATCCCCGCTAAAACAGCGCGACGCGAGCATACCCTTGGCAGGCGTGTGCGGTGTCGACGTCGTTGCCGACAGCTTACAAAACGATCCCCGCGCAGCGCCTTCGGATTTTACAATCCTTCGGATAGACAGAAAGAATGCATGGGTCGTTGACGCCACCTCGCCCGACCAACACAATCGCGCGTCCCCGGTCCCGCCGATCGCCTGATCGGGTCACCTCATCGGGGACACCGCGCCCCTGTCCGCCGAGACCTCCCGGGTGCCGTAGGTCCGGATCTCATGTGCCGTCATTGCGACGCCGATCGATGGTGTCTCTTCCGGCGCGCGTCGGACGATCAAAAACAACCGCCTCCAAAGGTACCCTTAATGAAGCAACACACGGTCGATGCCATTACGGCACATCCGCGTTATCGGGAGCTGATCGGCGCGCGTAAGCGCTTCGCTTGGAGCCTGACCGCAACCATCCTGATCATCTACTACGGGTTCATCCTCGTTATCGCCTTTGAGCCGGAATGGCTGGCCATTCCGGTGGCCGAAGGCTGGACCATGACCGTCGGCATGCCGGTCGGCATCCTGATCATCTTGAGCGCCTTCATCCTCACGGGGATCTATGTGGCGCGTGCGAACGGTCAGTTCGATCGTCTCACCAAAGAGATCCAGGAGGATTTCGAATGACACGTCTCGGAATCTGGGGCGTGTTTGCCGCCCTGATGGTCCCCTTCGGAATCGCCGCCGCGCCCGCCTTGACGGGCACCGTCGTTCAGAGCAGCGTGAACGTCACGGCCATCGTCATGTTCGGCATCTTTGTCGGCGCGACCCTGGGCATCACCTATTGGGCATCCAAGCGGACACGCTCCGCGAGTGATTTCTACACCGCCGGTGGCGGCATTACCGGCATGCAGAACGGCTTGGCCATCGCCGGCGACTTCATGTCCGCGGCCTCCTTTCTGGGTATCTCCGGCCTGGTCTTCGCGACCGGGTACGATGGACTGATCTATTCCATCGGCTTTCTCGTCGGCTGGCCGGTGATCATGTTCCTCATGGCCGAGCAGATCCGCAACCTCGGCAAGTTCACTTTCGCCGACGTGACCTCGTATCGCTTCGGTCAGACCAAGATCCGCACCATGGCGGCCACCTCGTCCTTGGTCGTGGTTGCCTTCTACCTGATCGCTCAGATGGTCGGTGCGGGCAAGCTGATTCAGTTGCTGTTCGGGTTGGAGTACTGGGTCGCCGTCGTTTCCGTCGGGCTCCTGATGATGACCTACGTCATCTTCGGCGGCATGACCGCAACGACTTGGGTGCAGATCATCAAGGCCATCCTGCTGCTCTCCGGCGCGACATTTATGGCCGTGGCCGCGCTCGCCGCCTTCAACTTCTCCCCCGAGGAGATGTTCAGACAGGCTGTGGAAATCAGTCCCAAGGGCGACGCCATCATGGGCCCAGGCTCCTTGGTCAAGGATCCGATCAACGCCATCTCGCTGGGTCTGGCCCTGATGTTCGGTACCGCCGGTCTGCCGCATATCCTCATGCGGTTCTTCACCGTTCCGAATGCCAAAGAGGCCCGTAAATCGGTCTTCTACGCCACGGGTTTCATCGGCTATTTCTACATCTTGACCTTCATCATCGGCTTCGCAGCGATCGTGCTGTTGTCGCAGAACCCGCAATTCTTCAAACCCGAGGCACTTGCGGCAGACGGCTCCGTGATCAAGGATCAGTTGATTACCGGCCTGTTGGGCGGTACCAACATGGTTGCCATCAACCTGGCCGAAGCGGTCGGTGGAAACCTCTTCCTCGGCTTCATCTCGGCGGTCGCCTTCGCGACCATCCTTGCCGTGGTTGCAGGTCTGACCCTCGCCGGAGCATCGGCGATCTCGCATGATCTTTACGCCAACGTGATCGCCCGCGGTCGCAGCAACGAGAAAACCGAGATCCAGGTCTCGCGCATCGCGACTCTGGCCCTTGGCTTGCTCGCGATCGGCTTGGGCATCGCGTTCGAATCCCAGAACGTCGCCTTCATGGTCGGATTGGCCTTCGCGATCGCGGCGAGCGCGAACTTCCCGGTGCTGGTGGCCTCGATCTTCTGGAGCAAGATGACGACGCGCGGTGCAATGATCGGCGGTTTCGCCGGGCTCTTCAGCGCGGTCGGCCTCACGGTCGTCTCTAAGGCGGTCTGGGGCGACGTACTCGGCTTCACGGCGGTCAATGCAGAGGGTGTTGCAGTTCCGGTCGGGCTGATCCCGCTTGACAACCCGGCGATCATCTCGATCCCGATCGCCTTCTTCTGCATCTGGATCTTCTCGATCCTCGACAACTCCGAGCGCGCCAAGATCGATCGGGCGGCCTATCCCGCCCAGCGGATCCGTTGCGAAACCGGCATCGGTGCAGAGGGCGCAGCAAGCCACTAACCGACGATGAAAACGTAGGATGGGTAGAGCAAAGCGAAACCCATCCTCCCTGCTCCGACGCCCGAAACCGAAGCACAACGTAGGATGGGTAGAGCAAAGCGAAACCCATCCTCCCCGCTCCGACGCCCGAAGCCGAAGCACAACGCGAAGCGAAACCCATTCCCCCGCGCTGCGGGGGCATTCTCAAGGCGCCGGGTGTCCGTTGACTTGCCGAGTGCAGATCAACGGACACCCGGTGCCTTGCATACTGACCACACCTAAGGCTTACTTGGCTGCCACGAACGGCGCCCCGTCGATCTCGACACCCAACACGCCATCAGCCAAACACCATGCAGCCGCTCTACTTCGACACCGCCGCGACCACCGCGGTTGACCCCGACGTCATCGAGGACATGATCGATGTTCTGCGCAACGTCCCCGGCAATCCCTCCTCGACAACCCACCCGCAAGGCCGAGACGCAGCGCAACATGTCGAGGCCGCGCGCGCGACGGTCGCCGCAGAACTCGGGTGCGACACCGACGAGGTCATCTTCACGGCCGGTGCAACCGAGGCGAACAACCTCGCGCTGCGCGGCATCGCCTTGGGATACCGTGCGCAGGGGCGACATCTGGTCACCTCCGCGATCGAACACAAGGCCGTACTCGCCTGCTGCCATGGGCTGGAGTCCGACGGCGTTGAAACCACGTATGTGAAGCCGAGCCGCGGCGGCTGGGTCACACCCGAGTCCATCGTCGCGGCCCTACGTCCCGAGACCCTTATGGTCTCGCTGATGCAGACCAACAACGAGACCGGCGTCATGCAGCCGATCGACGAGGTCGCCTTAGCGGTCGCGGAGGCCGGTGTCCTCTTCCATGTCGATGCGGCGCAAGGCGCGGGTAAATTCGCGATCGACCTGACACGGATCCCAATCGACCTTCTGTCGCTCTCCGCGCACAAGTTCTACGGCCCCAAAGGCGTCGGCTGTCTCGTCGTGCGCGACCGCCGGCATGTCCGGCTTCGCCCCCTAATGGAAGGCGGAAGACAGGAATACGGACTGCGCCCGGGAACACTCGCGACCCATCAGATCGTCGGCCTGAGCAGCGCGCTCACC
The sequence above is drawn from the Thiocapsa rosea genome and encodes:
- a CDS encoding cysteine desulfurase family protein encodes the protein MQPLYFDTAATTAVDPDVIEDMIDVLRNVPGNPSSTTHPQGRDAAQHVEAARATVAAELGCDTDEVIFTAGATEANNLALRGIALGYRAQGRHLVTSAIEHKAVLACCHGLESDGVETTYVKPSRGGWVTPESIVAALRPETLMVSLMQTNNETGVMQPIDEVALAVAEAGVLFHVDAAQGAGKFAIDLTRIPIDLLSLSAHKFYGPKGVGCLVVRDRRHVRLRPLMEGGRQEYGLRPGTLATHQIVGLSSALTRVAARREQDLRLLGGLKQRFLQRLGKDLRVHINGDPARTSPYILNISFEGVPSDALINQLADALAIGSGSACSSGAVEPSHVLRAMEVEEGTLYGAVRISFGRDHTETEIDQAAASVRQAIARIRAMGD